The Niastella koreensis GR20-10 genome includes a window with the following:
- a CDS encoding vanadium-dependent haloperoxidase, with product MPLSHLYLFGTLSRRRLVTGVGILCFFVCFHFQQATAQTMAVKTKEWKKENIFTRYLQPAVFSLSKVMMHDVVNPPAAARYYAYCMLGAYEIISQHDPSMIPLGNFLNQYKRSAIPMPSKQYDHRIAAIYCIMETGRLMLPSGYQLQDDEARFIAEQQNTKVSRAVIDSSVAVGSYLAARIVEYSKTDRYGKLSAQLRYTPVKGDAYWYPTPPAYMEAVEPNWKTIRPLVIDSCNQFVPLPPVTFSKDSNSDFYRLAKEVYDVSVKPTAEQLNIASFWDCNPFVVATSGHMSIGFKKISPGGHWMNIAAIAAQKANLSFAETITVQMLTGITIMDAFISCWDEKYRSNRIRPETYINRYINLKWQPLLQTPPFPEYTSGHSVVSTAAAEVLTYLLGDQLMFTDNSEELFEIPARSFASFRHAAAEAAISRLYGGIHYRDAIENGQQQGKQIGRFIAGRLKSAGVQPLKP from the coding sequence ATGCCCTTAAGCCACCTTTATTTGTTTGGTACATTGTCACGCCGGCGTCTGGTAACAGGCGTCGGCATACTTTGTTTTTTTGTGTGCTTTCATTTTCAGCAGGCCACTGCCCAAACCATGGCGGTAAAAACAAAAGAATGGAAGAAAGAAAACATTTTTACCCGGTATTTGCAACCAGCCGTTTTTTCATTATCAAAAGTAATGATGCATGATGTGGTAAACCCACCAGCCGCTGCCCGTTATTATGCCTATTGTATGCTGGGCGCGTACGAGATCATTTCCCAGCACGATCCGTCAATGATACCACTGGGCAATTTCCTGAATCAATATAAGCGGTCTGCTATCCCCATGCCTTCAAAACAGTACGATCATCGTATTGCAGCTATTTATTGTATTATGGAAACGGGCAGGCTGATGCTGCCTTCAGGTTATCAACTGCAGGACGACGAGGCGCGGTTTATTGCCGAACAACAGAACACAAAGGTTTCCCGTGCTGTAATTGACAGTTCGGTTGCAGTGGGTAGTTACCTGGCGGCCCGGATAGTAGAGTATTCCAAAACCGACCGGTATGGGAAGTTAAGCGCCCAGTTACGTTATACTCCCGTAAAAGGCGATGCATATTGGTATCCAACACCCCCTGCTTATATGGAAGCGGTAGAGCCCAACTGGAAAACCATCCGGCCGCTGGTAATAGATTCCTGTAACCAGTTTGTTCCATTGCCACCCGTTACCTTTAGCAAAGACAGCAACAGCGATTTTTACCGCCTGGCCAAAGAAGTGTATGATGTTTCTGTAAAACCCACGGCCGAGCAGTTGAACATCGCTTCGTTCTGGGATTGCAATCCTTTTGTGGTGGCTACGTCGGGACATATGTCAATCGGGTTTAAAAAGATCAGCCCTGGCGGCCACTGGATGAACATTGCCGCCATTGCCGCGCAAAAAGCGAATCTGAGTTTTGCCGAAACCATCACGGTGCAAATGCTTACCGGCATCACCATCATGGATGCCTTTATCAGTTGCTGGGATGAGAAATACCGCTCTAACCGCATTCGCCCGGAAACTTATATCAACCGTTACATCAACCTGAAATGGCAGCCCTTGCTGCAAACGCCGCCCTTCCCCGAATACACCAGCGGGCATAGTGTGGTGTCAACCGCCGCTGCAGAAGTGCTTACGTATCTGCTCGGCGATCAGTTGATGTTTACTGACAACTCAGAAGAATTGTTTGAAATTCCCGCCCGTTCATTCGCATCCTTCAGACATGCGGCTGCCGAAGCGGCCATCTCGCGCCTGTACGGCGGCATCCATTACCGCGATGCCATCGAAAACGGACAACAACAGGGTAAACAGATCGGTAGATTTATCGCAGGCCGGCTAAAATCGGCCGGCGTTCAGCCATTAAAGCCCTGA
- a CDS encoding helix-turn-helix domain-containing protein, producing the protein MDADIHTLYESDFYRIMDFRCRCTDCRTSKPEYNATFCISFVRKGNFLFNVFRRSLDSYTGCVLVTKPNYERTVTHTHDVPDECTIFEFKKDFFGSLLEHYGGIPFFQDNDWHSTLIKTSAETEFLHFHIVKLVLTRSGSKLQIDNAVIEVIEKVLSNITDYKPDLKINPRLKKNHLITLERAKEYMADHFTEDISLLQIATHCYVSPFHFSRLFKTFTSASPHQYLLTLRLKNAELLLRNTTQPMADVAFTSGFNSVEHFTAAFKQKYNCPPATYRQQVEAPTLK; encoded by the coding sequence ATGGATGCCGACATTCATACTTTATACGAATCTGATTTTTACCGCATCATGGATTTCCGGTGCCGGTGTACCGATTGCCGTACCTCAAAACCGGAATACAATGCCACTTTTTGCATCAGCTTTGTGCGCAAGGGGAATTTCCTGTTCAACGTTTTCCGGCGTTCCCTCGATTCATATACCGGTTGCGTACTGGTAACCAAACCCAATTACGAACGCACGGTAACCCACACGCACGATGTACCCGACGAATGCACCATCTTTGAATTTAAAAAGGATTTCTTTGGCTCCCTGCTCGAACATTATGGCGGCATTCCCTTCTTCCAGGATAACGACTGGCATTCCACGCTCATTAAAACAAGTGCAGAAACGGAGTTCCTGCATTTTCACATTGTAAAGCTGGTGCTTACCCGCTCGGGCAGCAAGCTGCAAATAGACAATGCCGTAATTGAGGTGATTGAAAAAGTGTTGAGTAATATCACCGATTACAAACCAGACCTGAAGATCAATCCGCGTTTAAAGAAGAATCATTTGATTACACTGGAAAGGGCCAAGGAGTACATGGCCGATCATTTTACTGAAGATATTTCCCTGCTGCAGATTGCCACACATTGTTATGTAAGTCCTTTTCATTTCAGCCGGTTGTTCAAAACCTTTACATCGGCTTCGCCGCATCAATACCTGTTGACACTCCGGCTGAAGAATGCCGAGTTATTATTGCGCAATACCACACAACCTATGGCCGATGTTGCCTTTACTTCAGGTTTTAATAGTGTAGAACATTTTACCGCCGCTTTTAAACAGAAATATAATTGTCCGCCTGCTACTTACCGGCAACAGGTTGAAGCACCCACCTTAAAATAG
- a CDS encoding DinB family protein gives MNNQLLLTVENSKNYTLQVANAMPDKEYHYKPAGAGWDFGELLNHIAYGIQWWQDNYITGKKTDWDPPKVKTSKKEVVTWLTNAYDTLLKTIKNQPGNEQTGNGVHATLDHITHHRGQAVIYLRTFGVEPPEYTY, from the coding sequence ATGAATAATCAATTATTGTTAACAGTCGAAAATTCAAAGAATTACACATTACAGGTGGCCAATGCCATGCCCGACAAGGAGTATCATTACAAACCGGCAGGCGCCGGGTGGGATTTTGGCGAATTATTAAACCATATCGCTTATGGCATCCAGTGGTGGCAGGATAATTACATCACCGGTAAGAAAACGGATTGGGATCCGCCAAAAGTAAAAACAAGTAAAAAAGAAGTAGTAACCTGGCTTACCAACGCTTACGATACGTTGCTGAAGACCATCAAAAATCAGCCCGGTAATGAACAAACCGGCAACGGTGTGCACGCTACGCTCGATCACATCACGCATCACCGTGGCCAGGCGGTTATTTATTTAAGAACCTTTGGCGTAGAGCCACCGGAATACACTTATTAG
- a CDS encoding sodium:solute symporter family protein, translating into MSLHFADYLIILVYFIFVIGVGFLIKKKIKSSNDFLTSSRSIPLWITSLAFISANLGAQEVIGMVASGAKYGIMTVHFYWVGAIFAMVFLGVFMMPFYYGSRARSVPEYLSLRFDEKTRGLNAISFAVMTVFSSGISLYALAKLMETILHWDFDISIWVSAGIVMVYTFLGGLTSAVYNEVLQFFLIVLGLSPLVIIALQDAGGWDNVKHLLQPEMTHAWKYMGNANDNPMGLHFMSLIFGLGFVMSFGYWCTDFLVVQRAMIARNMGDAQRTPIIAAIPKMMMPLIVVLPGVIAITLMQPALASKGYRIPTAANGELDYTMTLPSLIAHYYPTGILGVGITALIASFMSGMAGNVTAFNSVFTFDIYQSYFVKNKSDRHYLLVGKAVTVVGILISIVTAYIAKSFNNINDFLQLVFGFVNGPLFATFLLGMFWKRTTGHGAFWGLVAGTLAAAVTHGVTIAEGKGGWIAPLYPIKSGMGQAFIVAGVSWIFNFFTAIIVSLLTKPKPDEQLKGLVYSLTEKPKYHQQKWYLRVVPLGIVLIVITLLLNFIFF; encoded by the coding sequence ATGAGCCTACATTTTGCCGACTACCTGATCATCTTGGTCTATTTCATCTTTGTTATTGGGGTTGGATTCCTGATTAAAAAGAAAATCAAATCAAGTAACGACTTCCTTACCAGCAGCCGAAGTATTCCACTTTGGATCACCAGCCTGGCTTTTATCTCCGCCAACCTGGGTGCACAGGAAGTGATCGGCATGGTTGCTTCCGGGGCCAAGTATGGCATTATGACCGTACACTTTTATTGGGTGGGCGCTATTTTCGCCATGGTTTTCCTGGGTGTTTTTATGATGCCTTTTTATTATGGAAGCCGCGCTCGCAGCGTTCCTGAATATCTTTCTCTTCGCTTCGATGAAAAAACAAGAGGGTTGAACGCCATCTCCTTTGCAGTTATGACTGTTTTTTCGTCGGGCATTTCTTTATATGCCCTGGCCAAATTAATGGAAACCATCCTGCATTGGGATTTCGATATTTCCATTTGGGTATCGGCCGGCATTGTAATGGTCTATACTTTCCTGGGCGGTCTTACCAGCGCAGTATATAATGAAGTATTACAGTTCTTCCTGATCGTATTAGGTTTATCACCACTGGTTATAATTGCGTTGCAGGATGCCGGTGGCTGGGACAATGTCAAGCACCTGCTGCAACCTGAAATGACCCATGCCTGGAAATACATGGGTAACGCCAACGATAATCCGATGGGCCTGCATTTTATGTCGCTGATCTTTGGGTTGGGCTTTGTAATGTCGTTTGGTTACTGGTGTACCGACTTCCTGGTGGTGCAACGGGCCATGATAGCAAGAAACATGGGCGATGCACAACGCACACCTATTATTGCCGCCATCCCCAAAATGATGATGCCTTTAATTGTGGTGTTACCTGGTGTCATTGCCATTACATTAATGCAACCGGCCCTGGCATCAAAGGGGTATCGTATTCCCACGGCCGCCAACGGGGAACTTGACTACACCATGACCCTGCCTTCACTGATTGCGCACTACTACCCTACCGGTATTCTGGGTGTGGGCATCACAGCGCTGATCGCTTCTTTTATGAGCGGTATGGCTGGTAACGTTACTGCCTTTAACTCAGTATTCACGTTCGATATTTATCAGTCGTATTTTGTAAAGAACAAAAGCGACCGGCATTACCTGTTGGTAGGAAAAGCCGTTACGGTGGTGGGTATTCTTATTTCCATTGTCACTGCCTACATTGCCAAGAGCTTTAATAATATCAACGATTTTCTGCAACTGGTATTCGGGTTTGTGAATGGTCCGTTGTTTGCAACATTCCTGTTAGGTATGTTCTGGAAACGCACTACCGGGCACGGCGCTTTCTGGGGGCTGGTTGCAGGCACCCTTGCTGCCGCTGTTACGCATGGTGTTACCATTGCCGAAGGCAAAGGCGGCTGGATAGCGCCGTTGTATCCCATTAAAAGCGGCATGGGACAGGCATTTATTGTTGCCGGCGTTTCCTGGATCTTCAATTTCTTTACGGCCATTATAGTAAGCCTGCTTACCAAACCCAAACCTGATGAACAATTAAAAGGGTTGGTGTACTCTTTAACAGAAAAACCCAAATACCACCAGCAAAAATGGTATTTGCGGGTGGTACCGTTGGGCATAGTACTTATAGTAATTACTCTTTTGCTGAACTTTATTTTCTTCTAA
- a CDS encoding LacI family DNA-binding transcriptional regulator has protein sequence MSKVNIKVLADQLQLSVSTISKALRDSYEISDETKKKVMELATRLNYIPNPYASSLRRKKSKTIAVVLPEVADNFFSLAINGIQSVAETKGYHVLIYLSHEKFANEKTILEDCASGRVDGVLISISSETNSADHINKLQANNIPVVFFDREQEGTETARVTTNDFDCGLMAANLLLQKGCHKPAFISVSESLPLLQNRINGFKAALNKASIPQTDQQIVYCTDNDSMYKQVKSLLQSGHRPDGLIASVEKIVTPVYLACHELNIRIPHDLKVIAFATLDTAPILNPPLTTITQPAFEIGKAAATLLFKGIEKSTFDLRRERVVIPSVLIERESTM, from the coding sequence ATGAGTAAAGTAAATATAAAGGTCCTGGCCGACCAGTTGCAACTATCAGTTTCCACTATTTCGAAGGCATTGCGCGATAGTTATGAGATCAGTGATGAAACTAAAAAGAAAGTAATGGAGCTGGCTACGCGGTTAAATTATATACCTAACCCCTATGCCAGCAGCCTGCGCCGCAAGAAAAGTAAAACCATTGCAGTAGTGCTGCCCGAAGTGGCCGATAATTTTTTCTCCCTTGCCATTAACGGTATTCAATCGGTTGCTGAAACCAAAGGCTATCACGTACTTATATATCTATCGCATGAGAAATTCGCAAATGAAAAAACCATTTTAGAGGATTGCGCAAGCGGTCGCGTAGATGGGGTATTGATCTCTATCTCAAGCGAAACAAATTCGGCTGACCATATCAATAAGTTGCAGGCAAATAATATTCCCGTTGTTTTTTTCGACCGGGAACAGGAAGGCACTGAAACAGCGAGGGTAACTACCAACGATTTTGACTGTGGTTTGATGGCTGCCAATCTTTTACTACAAAAAGGCTGTCATAAACCTGCTTTCATTTCCGTTTCAGAAAGCCTGCCCCTTCTTCAAAACAGAATAAATGGCTTTAAAGCGGCTTTGAATAAAGCCAGCATTCCCCAAACCGATCAGCAGATCGTTTACTGCACTGATAATGACAGCATGTATAAACAGGTAAAATCATTACTGCAAAGTGGCCACCGCCCCGACGGACTGATCGCTTCAGTAGAGAAAATTGTTACCCCGGTTTACCTCGCCTGTCACGAGCTGAACATCCGCATTCCCCATGATCTTAAAGTGATTGCGTTTGCCACATTAGATACCGCGCCTATTTTGAATCCCCCGCTCACCACCATTACCCAACCTGCTTTTGAGATCGGTAAAGCCGCTGCTACACTGCTATTCAAGGGAATAGAGAAAAGTACGTTTGACTTGAGGCGGGAGCGGGTTGTAATCCCCTCTGTATTAATTGAGAGAGAATCTACTATGTAG